The Brassica oleracea var. oleracea cultivar TO1000 chromosome C7, BOL, whole genome shotgun sequence sequence CAGTCTCTTAATTAACACTCATGAAAAAAATCGTAAAAATTGATCATGTCAGTAGATCGTTCACCGCGGTACTCCGCCACTGTATACTTCTTTCCGTCGGAAGTTTCTCCGACCATTCACATTGATCATGTCAGTAGATCGTTCACCCATCCAAGATCAAGATCGCCATTAGAACCAATCTCAAAGCTACTCTTATCCCTAGCTTCCGCCGCTGCAGTTGCAGTCGCCGTGAAATCGCTTACACGACCACCACGTGGTGTAAACTCTTCACTGAAAAAGCTCGGCGGCGGAGGCTGAAGCTGAAGCTGAAGCTGGCCATTGAGGTAACTTGGAGTAGAAGAAGGTGAAAGAGCAAATTGAAGATCTCTATCTCCGACGTCAAGCCACGGTGGAAGACGGTGATGATAATGGTTGCTCAGACTTGATGAGGCAAGCATCGACGCCGTTGAAACAGGCATGGTAACCATAGACGACGGAGAAGCCGCGGTGAGTGCTTGCGTGAGACCAAAGGAATCTAAAGAATTAATCAGTTCGTTTAGAACTTCCTTGTACTTCACGGCTGATCGGTGGCTACTCAGCCGTGAAACTGCAGCGACTTTATTAGCCGGAGATAGAGGTGGAGACGACGACGGTGAATGTGCTAAACCCAAGAGAGGGCTCGTCGGAGAGTGGGAACAAAACACACAACACCCATTACTCTTGTTACTTAACACCGACGCGGGTGATGACAACGCCGATCCGCCACCGCCGGAGACGAAACTTTCTGGCGGTGGAAGAACTCTAAGCTGCGGCGGAGAGTGAGCAAAGAAACATATTTTTCTCGTACACTGCTTACCGTCTTTACAAGCTTCCGTACGGTAACGACTAGGATGGAGCCAACACTCGAAAACGCCGTGCGCGAAGCCGCACTCGTCACCACGGCTACAATCACCACCGTGGCGAAACTCAGGACAGACATCACCCGTGTAGTGATACCGGCGAGGGTCACGGCGACGAGCCTTTTCGCCGGGATGAGAGAAAGGACAGTCGGTCCAGTCGTGGCTACGGCTACGAGTGCACCGTCTGATCTTGAATTCGTACATTCGGAAATGGTCTCCGGCGTAAGGATCGTCGGAGTCAGAGTC is a genomic window containing:
- the LOC106304095 gene encoding zinc finger CCCH domain-containing protein 61-like, translated to MDVEHHNSGHIGRPTVVIPSRKLLSSAKSPSSASSPRRDGNDQKDYHYDSDSDDPYAGDHFRMYEFKIRRCTRSRSHDWTDCPFSHPGEKARRRDPRRYHYTGDVCPEFRHGGDCSRGDECGFAHGVFECWLHPSRYRTEACKDGKQCTRKICFFAHSPPQLRVLPPPESFVSGGGGSALSSPASVLSNKSNGCCVFCSHSPTSPLLGLAHSPSSSPPLSPANKVAAVSRLSSHRSAVKYKEVLNELINSLDSFGLTQALTAASPSSMVTMPVSTASMLASSSLSNHYHHRLPPWLDVGDRDLQFALSPSSTPSYLNGQLQLQLQPPPPSFFSEEFTPRGGRVSDFTATATAAAEARDKSSFEIGSNGDLDLGWVNDLLT